A single window of Dehalococcoidia bacterium DNA harbors:
- a CDS encoding ABC transporter permease: MTANTAALLPTAADTYALERPPVPAWRAFARSLLKRKLACAALCYIVLFYGTAIFAPAIAPYSYEGSSHDLRKENVLQGPSWKHLFGTDRLGRDLFSRVVYATRTTMLITVATAITGGLFLGVGLGLLAGYRRGIVDSLINRLGEALGSIPALLLLLLLAATVRPRIDAWIRHAYGWPLIGSPLRTGIADITFVFFALTLIGWVDDERLIRSQVLAVRQQEYVLAARSMGASTARILWHHIFPNIRFLVVLGITTSIGAIALSEISLTFFGLGVRAPTPSFGDMIYDGSGPRQVLAHPHLLFVPGTIAILFFISFALFGDALNDILNPRTR, encoded by the coding sequence ATGACCGCCAATACCGCCGCACTGCTGCCCACCGCAGCGGATACGTACGCACTGGAACGACCGCCCGTTCCAGCGTGGCGGGCGTTCGCTCGCAGCCTGTTGAAGCGCAAGCTGGCCTGTGCTGCACTCTGTTACATCGTCCTCTTCTACGGCACCGCGATCTTCGCGCCGGCGATCGCCCCGTACAGCTACGAGGGCAGCAGCCACGATCTGCGCAAAGAGAACGTGTTGCAAGGCCCGAGCTGGAAGCATCTCTTCGGCACCGATCGGCTTGGCCGCGACCTGTTCAGCCGCGTCGTCTACGCCACGCGCACGACGATGTTGATCACGGTGGCCACGGCAATTACCGGTGGCCTATTTCTGGGTGTTGGCCTGGGGTTGCTCGCCGGCTACCGGCGCGGCATCGTGGATTCGTTGATCAACCGCCTGGGTGAAGCGCTGGGCAGCATTCCCGCATTGTTATTACTGCTGCTCCTCGCGGCGACGGTCCGGCCGCGCATCGACGCCTGGATACGGCACGCCTACGGCTGGCCGCTGATCGGGAGCCCATTGCGTACGGGTATCGCCGACATTACCTTCGTCTTCTTCGCCCTGACGCTGATCGGCTGGGTAGACGATGAGCGGTTGATCCGCTCACAGGTGCTCGCTGTCCGTCAGCAGGAGTACGTGCTGGCGGCGCGGTCGATGGGCGCCTCAACCGCCCGCATTCTCTGGCACCATATCTTCCCCAACATTCGCTTTCTCGTGGTGCTCGGCATCACCACCAGCATCGGCGCCATCGCCCTCTCGGAGATCTCGTTGACCTTCTTCGGCCTCGGCGTGCGCGCACCCACGCCGAGCTTCGGCGACATGATCTACGACGGATCGGGGCCGAGACAGGTGCTGGCGCACCCGCATCTGCTGTTTGTGCCGGGTACGATCGCGATTCTCTTCTTCATCTCGTTCGCGCTGTTCGGCGACGCGCTGAACGACATCCTCAACCCGCGCACGCGCTGA
- a CDS encoding ABC transporter permease, translating to MTGVFPFIVRRLLAAIPVIFLVTVATFYLGRYAPGDPITARTQGKASPETVARLKHQLHLDDNVAVQYVRYMGEVLRGDFGTSQRHVNQSVSSIIFPKMWISLQENLYPFFLTFLIGMPIGIYLALRRGHWQDPAVTTVLLVLTAIPVVILIPTLQVLFAAKWKLLPVSGWHGIFSRNIVLPTVVLTVPGLAGIARLMRISMVQVMDDDFVRTARAKGLQDRIVIMRHIVRNALLPMTTAIVGSLFFLFAGSFFVETLFGIPGIGAESIATIGARDYDEIMAITIVSTVAFVIANMAVDIAYTFIDPRIRLITQ from the coding sequence GTGACCGGTGTCTTCCCCTTTATCGTGCGTCGCCTGCTGGCCGCGATTCCGGTGATCTTCCTCGTCACGGTCGCGACGTTCTATCTCGGCCGCTACGCCCCCGGCGACCCTATCACCGCGCGTACGCAGGGCAAGGCCTCGCCAGAGACCGTCGCGCGGCTGAAGCACCAGCTACACCTGGACGACAACGTGGCGGTGCAGTATGTGCGCTACATGGGCGAGGTACTGCGCGGCGACTTCGGCACCAGCCAGCGCCACGTAAATCAGAGCGTCTCCAGCATCATCTTCCCCAAGATGTGGATCTCGCTGCAGGAGAACCTCTATCCGTTCTTTCTCACCTTTCTCATCGGAATGCCGATCGGCATCTATCTCGCCTTACGCCGTGGTCATTGGCAAGATCCGGCGGTCACGACGGTACTGCTGGTGCTGACCGCGATTCCGGTCGTGATTCTAATTCCGACGCTCCAGGTGCTGTTCGCGGCGAAGTGGAAGCTGCTGCCCGTCTCCGGCTGGCATGGTATCTTCAGCCGAAATATTGTTCTGCCGACCGTGGTCCTGACGGTGCCCGGGTTGGCAGGTATCGCTCGACTGATGCGCATCAGCATGGTACAGGTGATGGATGACGACTTTGTGCGAACCGCGAGGGCGAAGGGTCTGCAGGACCGAATCGTCATCATGCGCCACATCGTCAGGAACGCATTGCTGCCGATGACAACAGCGATCGTGGGTTCGCTGTTCTTTCTGTTCGCTGGCTCGTTCTTCGTCGAGACGCTGTTCGGCATTCCGGGAATTGGTGCAGAGTCGATCGCGACGATTGGCGCACGCGACTATGACGAGATCATGGCGATCACGATCGTGAGCACCGTCGCGTTCGTAATCGCGAACATGGCGGTGGACATCGCCTACACCTTCATTGATCCAAGAATTCGTCTGATTACCCAGTAG
- a CDS encoding peptide ABC transporter substrate-binding protein — translation MSNKLLAGLAGAVGVLVIGIIVLAVAIVASSGGSSSGSKNTAKLSAAGNSTPGAKGSANTNTNSGRAPSSNIKGGELRVPGDDPLTLDPALAFDTTSAEYIVEIFGGLVQLDKNLKIIPDIAKDLPTVSPDGKAYTFKLRDDVVFQNSNRKVTAQDFKYSMERAASQDTGSSTADQYLGDIVGAKDMIRGKASSISGIKVIDDQTLEIDIDAPKSYFLSKMTYPTAFVVDKTQIDQDKRNWTRHPNGTGPFKLKEWKIGESLTLVPNDRYHLGAPPLGQITFDIAGGSALTQYENGEIDISGVGINDIERIRDKNEPLNKEYVSKPGLSTFYIGFNTKQAPFDDPKVRRAFGEAIDKQQLVDVILKDVVPAANGILPPGMPGYNKDVKGIPFDANDAKQLLQQSKYAGKLPPITFTTSGQGANVGPVDEAILQMWKDNLGVTVEVQQVETATFFSDVKKGAYQFWDAGWAADYPDPENFLDLNFYSQSNGNDAKYSNPQVDTLLGQARTEQDATKRYQDYQQAEQMILDDAPWIPLFYEQDNLLVKPYVKGFDIVGMIIPIYRYVSIQK, via the coding sequence ATGAGCAATAAACTGCTCGCGGGACTGGCCGGCGCCGTTGGTGTGCTGGTGATCGGCATTATCGTGCTGGCCGTGGCGATCGTCGCCAGTTCGGGCGGCAGCTCGAGCGGCTCGAAGAACACGGCGAAGCTGAGCGCCGCTGGCAACAGCACTCCTGGCGCCAAGGGCAGCGCCAACACCAACACCAATAGCGGCAGGGCGCCGAGCAGTAACATCAAGGGCGGCGAGCTGCGTGTGCCCGGCGATGACCCGCTCACGCTCGACCCGGCGCTCGCCTTCGACACGACCTCGGCCGAGTACATCGTCGAGATCTTCGGCGGGCTGGTGCAGCTCGACAAGAACCTGAAAATCATCCCCGACATCGCCAAGGATCTGCCGACGGTCAGCCCGGACGGCAAGGCCTACACCTTCAAGCTGCGCGACGATGTGGTCTTCCAGAACAGCAACCGCAAGGTCACGGCGCAGGACTTCAAGTACTCGATGGAGCGCGCGGCGAGCCAGGACACTGGCTCATCAACGGCCGACCAGTACCTGGGCGACATCGTCGGCGCGAAGGACATGATCCGCGGCAAGGCCAGCTCGATCTCGGGCATCAAGGTGATCGACGACCAGACGCTGGAGATCGATATCGACGCGCCCAAGTCCTACTTCCTCTCGAAGATGACCTACCCCACGGCCTTCGTCGTGGATAAGACGCAGATCGACCAGGACAAGCGTAACTGGACACGCCATCCTAACGGCACGGGGCCGTTCAAGCTGAAAGAGTGGAAGATCGGCGAGAGCCTGACGCTCGTTCCGAACGACCGTTACCACCTCGGCGCGCCGCCGCTCGGCCAGATTACGTTCGATATCGCCGGCGGCTCAGCGCTGACGCAGTACGAGAACGGCGAGATCGATATCTCCGGCGTCGGCATCAACGACATTGAGCGCATCCGTGACAAGAACGAGCCGCTCAACAAGGAGTACGTCTCCAAGCCGGGACTCTCGACCTTCTACATCGGCTTCAACACCAAGCAGGCGCCGTTCGACGATCCGAAGGTGCGTCGCGCCTTCGGCGAGGCGATCGACAAACAGCAGCTTGTCGACGTGATTCTCAAGGATGTGGTGCCGGCGGCGAACGGCATCTTACCGCCGGGCATGCCCGGCTACAACAAAGACGTGAAGGGCATCCCCTTCGATGCCAACGACGCCAAGCAGTTGCTGCAGCAGTCGAAGTACGCGGGCAAGCTGCCGCCGATCACCTTCACGACCTCGGGACAGGGCGCCAACGTCGGCCCGGTAGACGAGGCGATCCTGCAGATGTGGAAGGACAACCTCGGGGTCACGGTCGAGGTGCAGCAGGTGGAGACGGCGACCTTCTTCAGCGACGTGAAGAAGGGCGCCTACCAGTTCTGGGACGCGGGCTGGGCCGCCGACTATCCCGACCCCGAGAACTTCCTGGACCTCAATTTCTACAGTCAGAGCAACGGCAATGACGCCAAGTACAGCAACCCACAGGTCGATACCCTGCTGGGGCAGGCGCGCACCGAGCAGGACGCGACCAAGCGCTACCAGGACTACCAGCAGGCCGAGCAGATGATCCTCGACGACGCCCCCTGGATCCCGCTCTTCTATGAGCAGGACAACCTGCTGGTGAAGCCCTATGTGAAGGGCTTCGACATCGTGGGCATGATCATCCCGATCTACCGCTACGTCTCGATCCAGAAGTAA